A genomic window from Corallincola holothuriorum includes:
- a CDS encoding efflux RND transporter permease subunit, which yields MNIAQYTITKRTSVWVLMLMTLLGGYLSYQNLGRFEDPEFVIRQAVIVTHYDGATAQEVADEVTDLIEGAVQSLQELKEVESVSRPGVSQVTVEMDMAFAKSDADLQQIWDKLRRKVSDVQNQLPPGAGPSIVNDDFGDVYAQFYAITGEGFSDKQLQDYVDNIRRELALVPGVARTTTLAEKQEAIFVEFARERLAQSGISMEQIFDVLAQQNRVTVAGTITTENMRVPVIPASNFQSTDELKNLHLTIGSDNTVIRLGDIANVTRGYQEPFNQLMRYNGERAIGLGISNMAGGNVVTMGDAVKARLAELEDQRPLGIELHEVSLQSDSVRDSVADFVINLMMAVVIVFCVLLIFMGARSGVIIGFVLLLTVAGTLCIMLFDGIAMQRISLGALIIALGMLVDNAIVITDGIQVRLRENPNLDRKQAVKEVVSATQWPLLGGTLVGILAFSAIGLSPSNMGEYAGSLFWVILYSMILSWLFAITITPMLCHDFLEANDKSKSSQGDESKSVEDKPSALMNRYKALLEWVLQHRKLTLAVILGVLFTAVYALRFVPPGFMPESQRPQFVVDVYLPQGSDIHRTEKVMAAMEQDVLAKAGVTNVTGFIGGGGLRFMLTYSPVSANPSYGQLLVDVDDFHRISPLLAELQGELNASYQDASVMVWKFVLGPGGGKKIEAGFRGPDSQVLRQLAEQAKAKMIANPNLIAVQDDWRQQVPVLQPVYAPDQLQRFGLTSHDVNQAIAQTLTGRNVGVYREGNDLIPIIARSPEHERDRQQAIENTQVFSVKTGRFIQVSQLIESLDVVWQDDVLKRFERVPTIMAQADPAPGILTAEAFASIRDEIEAMPLPPGYSLDWFGEYKDAKEADEAIAISAPYGFAAMVLIVVLMFNGVRQALVIWLTVPLAVIGVAVGLILFQTPFEFMATLGFLSLVGMMVKNAIVLVDQADQDIQAGIEPYLAVIKAATSRARPVALGACTTILGVAPLLADPFFKSMAVTIMFGLLFATVLTLVVIPLFYSMIFRVKIPA from the coding sequence ATGAACATCGCCCAATACACCATTACTAAGCGCACCAGCGTTTGGGTATTGATGCTGATGACCCTGCTGGGTGGCTATCTTAGCTACCAAAATTTGGGTCGATTTGAAGACCCTGAATTTGTTATTCGCCAAGCCGTGATTGTCACTCACTATGACGGTGCCACAGCACAAGAGGTTGCTGATGAGGTGACCGATCTGATTGAAGGTGCGGTGCAATCTCTACAGGAGCTGAAAGAGGTTGAATCGGTTTCTCGCCCGGGCGTGTCACAGGTCACTGTTGAGATGGATATGGCGTTTGCAAAAAGTGACGCCGACCTGCAACAGATCTGGGACAAGCTTCGCCGTAAGGTCAGTGACGTGCAGAACCAACTGCCGCCAGGTGCCGGCCCCTCTATCGTTAATGACGACTTTGGTGATGTTTATGCCCAGTTCTATGCCATCACAGGTGAAGGTTTTAGCGACAAACAATTGCAGGATTACGTAGACAATATTCGCAGAGAGCTGGCGTTGGTCCCCGGTGTTGCCAGAACAACGACCCTTGCCGAAAAACAGGAGGCGATTTTTGTCGAGTTTGCTCGCGAGCGTTTAGCCCAATCGGGCATCTCGATGGAACAGATATTTGACGTGCTCGCCCAGCAAAATCGGGTAACGGTTGCCGGAACCATCACCACCGAGAATATGCGTGTTCCGGTGATCCCTGCCAGTAATTTTCAGTCAACCGATGAACTGAAAAACCTTCACCTCACCATAGGATCCGACAACACGGTTATTCGCCTGGGCGATATCGCAAATGTAACCCGTGGCTATCAAGAGCCGTTTAACCAACTGATGCGTTATAACGGCGAGCGTGCGATAGGTTTGGGGATCTCAAACATGGCGGGTGGCAACGTTGTTACCATGGGCGACGCCGTTAAAGCACGCCTAGCAGAGCTGGAAGATCAACGTCCACTGGGGATCGAGCTGCACGAAGTCTCGTTACAATCAGACTCGGTGCGTGATTCTGTCGCTGATTTTGTCATTAACCTGATGATGGCTGTCGTCATTGTTTTTTGCGTACTGCTGATATTCATGGGGGCCCGCTCCGGCGTTATTATCGGCTTTGTGTTGCTGCTTACCGTGGCGGGTACGCTATGTATTATGCTGTTCGACGGCATCGCCATGCAGCGGATCTCGTTAGGGGCATTGATTATTGCGCTGGGCATGCTGGTGGATAACGCTATTGTGATTACTGATGGCATCCAGGTTCGCTTGCGCGAAAACCCTAATCTCGACCGTAAACAGGCCGTAAAAGAGGTTGTCAGTGCCACACAGTGGCCACTGCTTGGCGGCACGTTGGTGGGAATACTGGCGTTCAGCGCCATCGGGCTGTCACCCTCAAATATGGGAGAATACGCAGGCTCACTGTTCTGGGTGATCCTTTACTCCATGATATTGAGTTGGTTGTTTGCGATCACCATCACTCCAATGCTGTGCCATGATTTTTTAGAAGCGAATGATAAATCTAAATCAAGCCAAGGCGATGAATCTAAGTCAGTGGAAGATAAACCAAGTGCATTGATGAACCGCTACAAAGCCTTGCTTGAATGGGTACTGCAACATCGCAAGCTCACTTTGGCAGTTATCCTCGGTGTCTTGTTTACTGCGGTTTATGCGCTGCGTTTTGTCCCCCCTGGTTTTATGCCTGAATCTCAACGCCCGCAGTTTGTGGTGGATGTTTATTTGCCACAAGGGTCTGATATCCATCGCACCGAAAAAGTGATGGCCGCTATGGAGCAAGACGTTCTGGCTAAGGCTGGAGTCACCAATGTGACTGGTTTTATTGGCGGGGGTGGCCTGCGCTTTATGCTGACTTATTCGCCGGTTTCTGCTAACCCAAGTTATGGCCAGTTATTGGTGGATGTTGATGACTTCCATCGTATCAGCCCACTGTTGGCAGAGCTGCAAGGTGAGCTTAACGCTTCCTATCAAGACGCCAGCGTGATGGTATGGAAGTTTGTATTGGGCCCCGGTGGCGGTAAGAAAATCGAAGCGGGTTTCAGAGGCCCAGACAGTCAGGTGCTGCGGCAGTTAGCTGAACAGGCGAAAGCGAAAATGATCGCCAATCCGAACTTAATCGCGGTGCAGGATGACTGGCGCCAGCAAGTCCCCGTATTGCAACCTGTTTATGCGCCAGACCAGTTACAGCGTTTTGGCCTGACATCTCATGATGTTAACCAAGCCATTGCGCAAACCCTGACCGGCCGTAACGTGGGGGTATATCGTGAAGGTAATGATCTGATACCTATCATTGCCCGCTCACCGGAACATGAACGCGATCGTCAGCAGGCAATTGAAAATACGCAGGTATTCAGCGTCAAAACCGGACGTTTTATCCAGGTGAGTCAATTGATCGAATCGCTAGATGTGGTGTGGCAGGATGATGTACTCAAGCGTTTTGAACGTGTGCCTACCATTATGGCGCAGGCCGATCCTGCGCCCGGTATATTGACCGCCGAAGCGTTTGCCAGCATTCGTGATGAGATAGAAGCGATGCCACTGCCCCCTGGCTACTCACTGGATTGGTTTGGCGAGTACAAAGATGCGAAAGAAGCAGATGAAGCCATCGCCATCTCTGCGCCTTATGGCTTTGCTGCGATGGTGTTGATTGTGGTACTGATGTTTAACGGTGTGCGTCAGGCGCTGGTTATCTGGCTTACCGTACCCTTGGCGGTTATCGGTGTTGCTGTTGGCCTGATCCTGTTCCAAACGCCATTTGAGTTTATGGCTACTCTGGGTTTCCTTAGTTTGGTGGGCATGATGGTAAAGAACGCGATTGTACTTGTGGATCAGGCTGATCAGGATATCCAAGCGGGTATAGAGCCTTACTTAGCTGTGATAAAAGCCGCCACTAGCCGAGCCCGCCCGGTCGCCCTCGGCGCTTGCACCACCATCTTAGGTGTGGCACCGCTGCTGGCAGACCCTTTCTTTAAGAGCATGGCTGTCACCATCATGTTTGGTTTACTGTTCGCTACGGTGCTGACGTTAGTGGTGATCCCATTGTTCTATTCGATGATTTTCCGAGTAAAGATACCCGCTTAA
- a CDS encoding TetR/AcrR family transcriptional regulator produces the protein MTRKPLLKNSERILSDIIAASRLEFFVRGFEQANINRICQQASVSKRTLYRYFESKNVLFHVILEQELQNASRLPDYDYEPSQPLRDQLVAATYNEVQVLTQPSCLPFLRILMMELLSHPTEPNLFLIKTRASQSLIRWVSDAISDRALKPVETSVVLNFYQALFNGMFVWPNLIQQSVAPLQADLTAKVDAVVDVFLCQYATTKN, from the coding sequence ATGACCAGAAAGCCATTGTTGAAAAATTCCGAGCGCATCTTATCCGACATTATTGCAGCGTCACGGCTGGAGTTCTTCGTACGAGGATTTGAGCAGGCTAATATCAACCGAATTTGCCAACAGGCGTCAGTGTCGAAACGAACGCTGTACCGCTACTTTGAAAGCAAAAATGTGCTGTTTCATGTGATACTGGAGCAAGAGTTACAAAATGCTAGTCGCCTACCTGATTACGATTATGAACCATCGCAACCACTAAGAGATCAATTGGTGGCTGCGACTTACAATGAAGTGCAAGTGCTTACGCAACCAAGCTGCCTGCCATTCCTTCGTATATTGATGATGGAGTTACTGAGTCATCCCACCGAGCCAAACTTATTCTTAATTAAAACGCGTGCCTCACAGTCGTTAATACGTTGGGTTTCTGACGCAATAAGTGACCGTGCACTGAAGCCGGTGGAAACGAGTGTTGTGCTCAACTTTTACCAAGCGCTGTTCAATGGCATGTTTGTCTGGCCGAACCTTATCCAGCAATCAGTTGCCCCCTTGCAAGCGGATCTAACCGCAAAAGTGGATGCGGTTGTGGATGTTTTTCTCTGCCAATACGCCACCACAAAAAACTAA
- a CDS encoding MipA/OmpV family protein has protein sequence MKVNFAAIAITAVVGTTPVFAGIETISDGIPAANSSLKVGVGVANSSNAYRGYDDRQSAIPLIQYDSENFYMDGLEIGYKAWEEQNHRVSLFLGAGGEEFDASKSNHLKSFDDRDMSIMAGTRYRYMDSWGILDAKIAFDVSDKSDGTVASIGYGYPIQVSDRLTIMPRGFAKWMNNDYANYYYGVSDNEAQSIGASAYAPGSSYKYGVELAGAYRINNAWELSAGARLQMLDSNIKDSPMISGDNETVIFTGVSYKFW, from the coding sequence ATGAAAGTTAACTTTGCTGCTATTGCCATCACTGCCGTTGTTGGTACTACACCAGTTTTCGCTGGAATTGAGACGATTTCGGATGGTATACCCGCAGCTAACTCTTCACTAAAAGTCGGTGTGGGTGTTGCGAACAGCTCAAATGCTTATCGAGGCTATGACGACAGGCAATCCGCGATACCGCTAATCCAATATGACAGCGAAAATTTCTACATGGACGGCTTAGAGATTGGTTACAAAGCATGGGAAGAGCAAAACCATCGCGTCAGTCTGTTTTTAGGGGCTGGCGGAGAAGAGTTTGATGCTTCTAAAAGCAACCATTTGAAAAGCTTTGATGATAGAGACATGAGCATCATGGCAGGCACACGCTACCGCTATATGGATAGCTGGGGGATCTTGGATGCGAAAATAGCATTTGATGTGTCTGACAAGAGTGATGGCACCGTAGCCAGCATTGGCTATGGCTATCCTATCCAGGTATCAGACCGACTCACGATCATGCCACGCGGGTTTGCCAAATGGATGAATAACGATTACGCCAACTATTACTACGGTGTCAGTGACAACGAAGCTCAATCTATTGGCGCATCAGCTTACGCCCCTGGCAGTTCATATAAATATGGCGTAGAGCTGGCTGGTGCTTACAGGATCAATAACGCCTGGGAACTGAGTGCTGGCGCACGCTTGCAGATGCTGGACTCAAATATCAAAGACAGTCCCATGATAAGTGGAGACAATGAAACCGTTATATTTACTGGTGTGAGCTATAAATTTTGGTAG
- a CDS encoding efflux RND transporter periplasmic adaptor subunit, with the protein MVNSAKVMTSKRWQLSVSIWFGLALTAMVLTGCGSEPEKTKAVVIRPVLSEVVKPGQGSGLAFTGVVQAAQRADLAFRIHGRLTDIRVNEGDIVKAGQLIASLDAKDAELALKAAQLELNNTRAEYERGKALFEQSQAISKSDLDKLSTRYQLAENRVSEATQQLDYTHLHAPFDGIIAQRMVDNHVQVQANETLFMLHDLDNLEVVIQVPDHIMTDKHGNQRAVAELSVFPNYQFDLSVKSYATHADPATQTYAVTLSFNDLDGKAILPGMTARVLPAPGEQHGQSKVLVPLSAVSPDNLGQQYVWVINDKNRVEQRFVETGELYGDRIAVIQHLMPGEIIAIAGTTSLVAEMEVRPTQEKSTQEKK; encoded by the coding sequence GTGGTGAATTCAGCGAAAGTGATGACGAGTAAACGGTGGCAATTGTCAGTTTCTATTTGGTTTGGCTTAGCCCTGACGGCCATGGTACTGACTGGTTGCGGCTCAGAACCAGAAAAGACAAAAGCCGTGGTCATTCGCCCCGTGCTCAGTGAGGTTGTAAAGCCAGGACAAGGCAGCGGTCTGGCGTTTACTGGCGTGGTACAAGCGGCTCAACGCGCCGATTTAGCGTTTCGTATTCATGGGCGCTTAACCGACATACGGGTTAATGAAGGGGATATCGTGAAAGCGGGGCAACTCATTGCCTCGCTGGACGCCAAAGACGCAGAATTGGCGCTTAAAGCGGCGCAACTGGAACTTAACAATACCCGAGCTGAATACGAGCGTGGCAAAGCGTTATTTGAGCAGAGCCAAGCGATCTCTAAAAGTGACTTGGACAAATTATCCACCCGTTACCAACTTGCCGAAAATCGTGTCAGTGAAGCAACCCAGCAATTGGATTATACCCACTTGCACGCGCCCTTTGATGGCATCATTGCTCAGCGCATGGTCGACAATCATGTCCAGGTGCAAGCGAATGAAACGCTGTTTATGCTGCATGACTTGGACAATCTGGAAGTTGTGATCCAAGTACCTGATCACATCATGACAGACAAGCATGGTAATCAACGTGCCGTTGCTGAACTTTCAGTATTCCCCAATTACCAGTTCGATCTAAGCGTGAAGTCTTATGCCACCCACGCAGATCCTGCAACGCAAACCTATGCCGTCACTCTTAGTTTTAATGACTTGGATGGAAAAGCCATACTCCCTGGAATGACAGCACGGGTATTGCCTGCACCTGGAGAGCAACACGGCCAAAGCAAGGTGTTAGTGCCACTTTCTGCCGTCTCTCCTGACAACCTGGGGCAACAGTATGTGTGGGTGATTAACGACAAAAATCGTGTTGAACAACGCTTTGTTGAAACTGGTGAACTTTATGGTGATCGTATCGCTGTTATCCAACACTTGATGCCAGGCGAAATCATAGCGATCGCGGGCACAACAAGCTTGGTTGCAGAGATGGAAGTTCGCCCGACGCAAGAAAAAAGTACTCAGGAGAAGAAGTAG
- a CDS encoding TetR/AcrR family transcriptional regulator, protein MKLTELKHQSIITAAKQEFIEKGFAAANMNKICELAEVSKRTLYKHFESKELLFEAVLTLEQAEHNAQSDYRYLPEQSLQQQLIAITEQEVSKLYRPNGIAFARTVVMELFRQPETARALSERLYKTPAISQWFAEAITAGAIKPMDVALITSVYESIFNGMFLWSQLLHVAEPVSGNELAIKIQAVVEPVLKTYGQRE, encoded by the coding sequence ATGAAGCTGACAGAGTTGAAGCACCAGTCGATTATTACAGCCGCCAAGCAGGAATTTATTGAGAAAGGGTTTGCAGCGGCAAATATGAACAAGATTTGTGAATTGGCCGAAGTCTCCAAGCGCACGTTATACAAACACTTCGAGAGTAAAGAACTGCTGTTTGAAGCGGTGCTGACGCTGGAACAGGCAGAACACAATGCCCAGTCTGACTATCGCTATCTGCCTGAACAATCATTGCAGCAACAACTCATAGCCATTACTGAACAAGAGGTATCCAAACTTTATCGGCCTAATGGCATTGCCTTTGCGCGCACGGTGGTCATGGAGCTTTTCAGGCAGCCTGAAACTGCTAGAGCGCTATCAGAACGCCTATATAAAACCCCCGCCATCAGTCAGTGGTTTGCCGAAGCGATAACGGCAGGCGCGATTAAGCCGATGGATGTTGCACTGATCACCAGCGTCTACGAATCGATATTTAATGGTATGTTTTTATGGTCACAGCTATTACATGTAGCTGAACCAGTATCAGGCAATGAACTGGCGATAAAGATCCAAGCCGTTGTTGAGCCAGTGCTGAAAACTTATGGACAGCGCGAATAA
- a CDS encoding VC0807 family protein: MNSTPTHKPRPMIDLMVSVILPSIILMKFSGESELGAAGGLIAALAFPLGWGLFELVRYRKYNFIALLGLASVSLTGGIGLFELDTQWLAIKEAAIPAIIGIAVLVSTFTPYPLVKALLFNPDVMDVNKIKQRLEEHDSATAFERRLMKATYFVAGSFGFSAVMNYVLAKYIVTSPAGTQAFNEELGQLTLYSYPMIALPSMVMLMAIFYYLWRTIHDLTGLELEEVLSSKMQQK; this comes from the coding sequence ATGAATAGCACGCCGACACACAAACCTAGACCGATGATTGACCTTATGGTCAGCGTCATTTTGCCCTCAATTATACTGATGAAGTTTAGTGGTGAAAGTGAGTTAGGTGCGGCGGGTGGCTTGATCGCTGCTCTGGCATTTCCTCTGGGCTGGGGCCTTTTCGAATTAGTTAGATATAGAAAGTACAACTTCATTGCTTTGTTGGGCTTAGCGAGTGTTTCTCTCACCGGCGGTATTGGGCTATTTGAGCTTGATACCCAATGGTTAGCAATTAAAGAAGCGGCGATACCTGCGATCATAGGTATTGCGGTGTTGGTTTCGACCTTTACCCCTTATCCGTTAGTCAAAGCTTTGTTGTTCAATCCAGACGTTATGGATGTGAATAAAATTAAACAAAGGCTAGAAGAGCATGATAGTGCCACAGCATTTGAACGGCGTTTGATGAAAGCCACATACTTTGTGGCTGGTTCTTTTGGTTTTTCAGCTGTGATGAATTACGTTCTCGCCAAGTATATAGTGACTAGCCCTGCGGGAACGCAGGCATTTAACGAAGAGCTTGGCCAGTTAACGCTCTATAGCTATCCAATGATTGCATTGCCGTCCATGGTGATGTTGATGGCTATCTTTTACTACCTATGGCGTACCATTCATGATCTGACGGGGCTTGAGCTAGAAGAAGTCTTATCATCGAAGATGCAGCAGAAATAG
- a CDS encoding YbaN family protein, translated as MAKASYHFKRAALTTAAMLCVILGAAGIFLPVLPTTPFLILATILSFNASPRLRNKLLKHPVFGSAIRRYLRERAITRKTLKTALITLWLSICVSILITQQLALTALLLTVALLVSIYLLKLKRIG; from the coding sequence ATGGCAAAAGCTAGTTATCACTTCAAACGTGCCGCCCTAACCACAGCAGCAATGCTATGTGTGATATTAGGTGCTGCGGGAATATTCTTACCCGTACTCCCTACTACGCCATTCCTTATATTGGCCACCATCCTTAGCTTTAATGCCTCACCACGGTTAAGAAACAAATTACTAAAACATCCAGTGTTTGGTTCCGCTATCCGCCGATATTTGCGTGAACGCGCGATCACTCGCAAAACACTTAAAACAGCTTTAATAACACTCTGGTTAAGCATCTGCGTGAGCATTCTTATTACCCAGCAGCTCGCACTAACGGCACTACTCCTTACCGTTGCACTGTTGGTCAGCATCTACCTTTTGAAGCTAAAGCGGATCGGCTAG
- a CDS encoding amidohydrolase, protein MCLISLSTAAFAATKAEPADVVYKNGYVYTVNVLRQVAEGFAMKDGKFIAVGSDEEMKAFIGKKTKVVNLKGKMVMPGLVDSHIHALRGALTSLGLAFPAESSVDEIKTALKKFIKDKKLKKGDWIEGAKWSLDYHTLTAAMLDEIAPDNPVFLHDWTNHLAWVNSAALEAANITKDTPDPAAGVIDRDSNGVPTGTLHDKALGLITAVMPEPAPKVVEERAQWIFSKLNKYGVTAIITPQLDPMRVKAYRDLEAKGKLTVRIQGSWDFNTRYVTTTLEEQAKTFMTRDKRGPNSPLINVDGVKIYMDGVPNDAEGGSPMIDSYATAPTFGTPSIDESTFSTWMMRFDKEGIKVMAHATGSLSVRHFLNAIEATRRANGKGPRHHMAHSMLIYPDEVPRFNFEKYNFVTEVSPYQVWTPDPSVHHWAEIIGEQRFNQTMTPLKSIVDAGALVSYGSDWDNIANPDPWFAMEGMVTRQYPGQPNYGQLNPDERIDISTAIQIFTRNGIMAMEKENESGSIEVGKSADFIIIDQNLLQIPVQDIHKTKVLTTVLQGKTVYKRK, encoded by the coding sequence TTGTGTTTAATCAGCCTATCTACGGCAGCCTTCGCCGCCACAAAAGCAGAACCCGCCGATGTAGTTTATAAGAATGGCTACGTTTATACCGTTAACGTCCTGCGTCAGGTTGCCGAAGGTTTTGCCATGAAAGATGGCAAGTTTATCGCTGTAGGTAGCGATGAAGAGATGAAAGCATTTATCGGTAAGAAAACTAAAGTAGTGAATTTAAAAGGCAAGATGGTTATGCCGGGCTTAGTGGATAGCCATATCCATGCCCTGCGTGGTGCTTTAACTTCACTAGGACTGGCCTTCCCAGCGGAATCATCCGTTGATGAAATTAAAACGGCGTTGAAAAAATTTATTAAAGATAAAAAATTGAAAAAAGGCGATTGGATAGAAGGCGCCAAATGGAGCCTTGATTATCATACCCTGACCGCAGCCATGCTGGATGAAATTGCCCCAGACAACCCGGTGTTTTTACATGACTGGACCAATCATTTGGCTTGGGTTAATTCTGCCGCATTAGAAGCCGCCAATATCACCAAAGACACCCCTGACCCTGCCGCTGGCGTGATTGACAGAGACAGTAACGGAGTGCCAACAGGCACGCTGCACGATAAAGCATTAGGTTTGATAACCGCGGTCATGCCAGAACCGGCACCAAAGGTAGTTGAAGAACGTGCCCAATGGATATTTAGCAAACTGAACAAGTATGGCGTGACAGCCATTATCACGCCGCAACTCGATCCTATGCGAGTAAAAGCCTATCGCGACCTTGAAGCCAAAGGGAAACTCACCGTTCGCATTCAGGGTAGTTGGGACTTCAATACGCGATATGTCACCACAACGTTGGAAGAGCAAGCCAAAACCTTCATGACCCGTGATAAACGCGGCCCTAACTCGCCGCTTATCAACGTTGATGGTGTGAAGATATATATGGATGGTGTACCCAATGATGCGGAAGGCGGCTCACCAATGATCGATAGCTATGCCACTGCGCCAACCTTCGGCACCCCAAGCATTGATGAATCAACCTTTAGCACCTGGATGATGCGCTTTGACAAAGAGGGCATCAAAGTAATGGCACACGCCACAGGTAGTCTGTCTGTTCGCCACTTTCTCAATGCAATAGAGGCAACCCGTCGGGCCAACGGCAAAGGCCCCCGCCACCATATGGCACATTCAATGCTCATCTACCCAGACGAGGTGCCTCGCTTTAACTTCGAGAAGTATAACTTCGTCACTGAAGTTTCCCCTTATCAGGTGTGGACGCCTGATCCCTCAGTGCACCATTGGGCAGAGATCATTGGTGAACAACGTTTCAATCAAACAATGACACCACTAAAAAGTATCGTAGATGCAGGTGCTTTAGTTAGTTATGGCAGTGATTGGGACAACATTGCCAATCCAGACCCTTGGTTTGCCATGGAAGGAATGGTGACACGTCAGTATCCTGGTCAACCCAATTATGGCCAGCTGAATCCTGACGAGCGAATTGATATATCTACCGCTATCCAGATCTTCACCCGCAATGGCATCATGGCGATGGAAAAAGAGAATGAGTCGGGCTCGATTGAAGTTGGTAAATCAGCCGACTTTATTATCATTGACCAAAATCTTTTGCAGATCCCAGTGCAAGATATTCATAAAACCAAGGTGTTAACTACGGTTCTTCAAGGAAAAACCGTGTATAAACGTAAATAG
- a CDS encoding DUF3313 family protein produces MKLKFITSSIIATALFSMMGCSSAPDVEDSHSGFLSSYDQLKPVKDDENFLRWRADGFNPKEYGTVEFEPTQVILSDELKKESSLNIETQKELAEYFSEKMVSEFGTEQKVGESTKVLQLKTAFTGITNSKEDLAAWQYLPITFITTAGFRDDMPMLFVEFEAIDPETNVIVSQAMQRIVMETVDPDKLNEMGVDAIKPEIDKAVAKLRKQFEQSFEEE; encoded by the coding sequence ATGAAGTTAAAGTTTATTACTAGCTCAATTATAGCCACAGCACTATTCAGCATGATGGGCTGTTCGTCCGCACCAGATGTTGAAGATTCACACAGTGGTTTTTTAAGCAGCTACGATCAATTGAAACCAGTTAAAGATGATGAAAATTTTTTACGCTGGCGCGCAGACGGATTCAACCCTAAAGAATACGGTACGGTAGAATTTGAGCCGACCCAAGTCATCTTATCTGACGAACTAAAGAAAGAGTCCTCTCTTAACATCGAAACCCAAAAAGAGCTAGCCGAGTACTTCTCAGAAAAGATGGTGTCGGAGTTCGGTACAGAGCAGAAAGTCGGCGAATCAACGAAAGTCTTGCAATTAAAAACGGCGTTTACTGGCATCACCAACTCAAAAGAAGATTTGGCGGCATGGCAATACCTGCCAATCACCTTCATCACGACTGCCGGTTTCCGCGATGATATGCCGATGTTGTTTGTTGAGTTTGAAGCCATAGACCCAGAGACCAATGTTATCGTTTCGCAAGCGATGCAACGTATTGTTATGGAAACGGTAGATCCAGATAAGCTCAATGAAATGGGCGTTGATGCGATCAAACCAGAAATAGACAAAGCAGTGGCAAAACTGCGCAAGCAATTTGAACAATCTTTCGAAGAAGAGTAA
- a CDS encoding YbgA family protein, translated as MAKIKVGISSCLVGEPVRFDSGHKRNLYVTNVLHDYFEFVPFCPEVSIGLGIPRQTIRLSLQDDEVRCIGSKDPALDVTEKLYQSAEDQKHWHDELCGYILKKDSPSCGMERVRLYKGDTPDRVGVGLYAKRLMENFPNLPVEEEGRLGDPVLRENFIQRVFVYYRWRQMMLEPLTLDKLMQFHARHKFIFVSHDQNLASELGRWLSEQGKESLAAVSQAYLTKMMTLLKVRATRQNHANTLTHIQGFLKKHVTGLDKQELVETINNYRLGLLPLIVPLTLLRHHFLHHPNDYIDGSYYMRPHPSELMLLNQL; from the coding sequence TTGGCAAAAATCAAGGTTGGTATCAGTAGCTGCTTAGTTGGTGAGCCGGTGCGTTTTGATTCCGGGCACAAGCGAAATCTCTATGTGACAAACGTCTTGCACGATTATTTTGAGTTCGTGCCGTTTTGCCCTGAGGTCAGCATAGGTTTGGGGATCCCACGACAGACGATACGGCTGTCGTTACAGGATGATGAAGTGCGCTGTATTGGCTCTAAAGATCCAGCGTTGGATGTCACCGAGAAGCTGTATCAATCTGCCGAAGATCAGAAGCACTGGCATGACGAGCTGTGTGGTTACATCCTCAAAAAAGACTCTCCTAGTTGTGGTATGGAACGCGTTCGACTGTACAAGGGGGATACGCCTGATCGTGTCGGTGTTGGTCTCTATGCCAAGCGCCTGATGGAGAACTTCCCCAATCTGCCTGTCGAAGAGGAGGGGCGATTAGGCGATCCAGTATTGCGTGAGAACTTTATCCAACGGGTTTTTGTCTACTATCGTTGGCGACAGATGATGTTAGAGCCATTGACGCTCGATAAACTGATGCAGTTTCACGCACGGCATAAGTTCATTTTTGTTAGCCATGATCAAAATTTGGCGAGCGAGTTGGGACGTTGGTTGTCTGAACAGGGTAAGGAGAGTCTGGCCGCAGTAAGCCAAGCCTATCTGACAAAGATGATGACGTTACTCAAGGTGAGGGCGACTCGTCAAAACCATGCCAACACGCTGACTCACATTCAAGGCTTTCTGAAAAAGCATGTGACTGGTTTGGATAAACAAGAGCTGGTTGAGACGATTAATAATTATCGCCTCGGCTTGCTGCCACTGATCGTCCCTTTAACGCTACTGCGGCATCATTTCTTACATCATCCGAATGATTACATTGATGGATCTTACTATATGCGGCCGCACCCCAGCGAGTTGATGCTGCTCAATCAGCTATAA